A part of Acropora palmata chromosome 8, jaAcrPala1.3, whole genome shotgun sequence genomic DNA contains:
- the LOC141889849 gene encoding uncharacterized protein LOC141889849 isoform X3: MWSSEDENTQVSSEDDSEYLSDASKDSFVSTKEDFVPYDESREPVANEDEAAQHAMQVAEEEEEEQMLLSRFCGEVDVREWCRCSNCSLTCVVQAEECRCCMEVNRCIEKMEEVEKDVQCITMHPGFGSVCLDRWVLQTAGIGLKTKLKKSYTTMLTLGYRAEAEFLRSVAYRQFVHLVWEYVGKSNRLPLPCCVYNAIRSAFLTAEHQYHGYEEEDDNKIIIEMNCREHSPENK, from the exons ATGTGGAGTTCAGAGGATGAAAACACACAAGTTTCGTCAGAAGATGACTCAGAGTATTTGTCTGACGCCTCAAAGGATAGTTTCGTATCGACAAAAGAGGATTTTGTGCCATACGACGAAAGTAGAGAGCCGGTAGCGAACGAAGATGAAGCTGCCCAACATGCAATGCAAGTCgctgaagaggaagaagaagaacaaatgCTTCTCAGCAGATTCTGTGGTGAAGTCGACGTCCGAGAATG GTGTCGGTGTTCAAATTGCTCGTTGACCTGTGTGGTTCAAGCAGAGGAATGCCGGTGTTGCATGGAAGTGAATCGATGCATCGAGAAAATGGAGGAGGTAGAAAAAGATGTTCAATGCATAACGATGCACCCGGGATTTGGCAGTGTTTGTTTAGACCGATGGGTCTTACAAACGGCAGGAATTGGGTTAAagacaaagttaaaaaagtCTTATACCACTATGCTGACACTTGGATACAGAGCAGAGGCAGA ATTTTTGCGGTCGGTAGCATACAGACAATTTGTTCATTTGGTGTGGGAGTATGTTGGCAAGTCAAACAGACTTCCTCTTCCTTGCTGTGTGTACAATGCAATACGATCTGCCTTTCTCACAGCTGAACATCAGTATCATGGTTATGAGGAGGAAGATGACAATAAG ATtataattgaaatgaattgcaGAGAGCATAGtcctgaaaataaataa
- the LOC141889849 gene encoding uncharacterized protein LOC141889849 isoform X2 gives MWSSEDENTQVSSEDDSEYLSDASKDSFVSTKEDFVPYDESREPVANEDEAAQHAMQVAEEEEEEQMLLSRFCGEVDVREWCRCSNCSLTCVVQAEECRCCMEVNRCIEKMEEVEKDVQCITMHPGFGSVCLDRWVLQTAGIGLKTKLKKSYTTMLTLGYRAEAEFLRSVAYRQFVHLVWEYVGKSNRLPLPCCVYNAIRSAFLTAEHQYHGYEEEDDNKVAFLQKIHFDQSKEINVCRVLGSW, from the exons ATGTGGAGTTCAGAGGATGAAAACACACAAGTTTCGTCAGAAGATGACTCAGAGTATTTGTCTGACGCCTCAAAGGATAGTTTCGTATCGACAAAAGAGGATTTTGTGCCATACGACGAAAGTAGAGAGCCGGTAGCGAACGAAGATGAAGCTGCCCAACATGCAATGCAAGTCgctgaagaggaagaagaagaacaaatgCTTCTCAGCAGATTCTGTGGTGAAGTCGACGTCCGAGAATG GTGTCGGTGTTCAAATTGCTCGTTGACCTGTGTGGTTCAAGCAGAGGAATGCCGGTGTTGCATGGAAGTGAATCGATGCATCGAGAAAATGGAGGAGGTAGAAAAAGATGTTCAATGCATAACGATGCACCCGGGATTTGGCAGTGTTTGTTTAGACCGATGGGTCTTACAAACGGCAGGAATTGGGTTAAagacaaagttaaaaaagtCTTATACCACTATGCTGACACTTGGATACAGAGCAGAGGCAGA ATTTTTGCGGTCGGTAGCATACAGACAATTTGTTCATTTGGTGTGGGAGTATGTTGGCAAGTCAAACAGACTTCCTCTTCCTTGCTGTGTGTACAATGCAATACGATCTGCCTTTCTCACAGCTGAACATCAGTATCATGGTTATGAGGAGGAAGATGACAATAAG
- the LOC141889849 gene encoding uncharacterized protein LOC141889849 isoform X1 — MWSSEDENTQVSSEDDSEYLSDASKDSFVSTKEDFVPYDESREPVANEDEAAQHAMQVAEEEEEEQMLLSRFCGEVDVREWCRCSNCSLTCVVQAEECRCCMEVNRCIEKMEEVEKDVQCITMHPGFGSVCLDRWVLQTAGIGLKTKLKKSYTTMLTLGYRAEAEFLRSVAYRQFVHLVWEYVGKSNRLPLPCCVYNAIRSAFLTAEHQYHGYEEEDDNKVIEMVNYWFPQFLAFFWAINSHPL, encoded by the exons ATGTGGAGTTCAGAGGATGAAAACACACAAGTTTCGTCAGAAGATGACTCAGAGTATTTGTCTGACGCCTCAAAGGATAGTTTCGTATCGACAAAAGAGGATTTTGTGCCATACGACGAAAGTAGAGAGCCGGTAGCGAACGAAGATGAAGCTGCCCAACATGCAATGCAAGTCgctgaagaggaagaagaagaacaaatgCTTCTCAGCAGATTCTGTGGTGAAGTCGACGTCCGAGAATG GTGTCGGTGTTCAAATTGCTCGTTGACCTGTGTGGTTCAAGCAGAGGAATGCCGGTGTTGCATGGAAGTGAATCGATGCATCGAGAAAATGGAGGAGGTAGAAAAAGATGTTCAATGCATAACGATGCACCCGGGATTTGGCAGTGTTTGTTTAGACCGATGGGTCTTACAAACGGCAGGAATTGGGTTAAagacaaagttaaaaaagtCTTATACCACTATGCTGACACTTGGATACAGAGCAGAGGCAGA ATTTTTGCGGTCGGTAGCATACAGACAATTTGTTCATTTGGTGTGGGAGTATGTTGGCAAGTCAAACAGACTTCCTCTTCCTTGCTGTGTGTACAATGCAATACGATCTGCCTTTCTCACAGCTGAACATCAGTATCATGGTTATGAGGAGGAAGATGACAATAAG